The DNA region ACAAAAGGAACAAGTTACTGTGGAGGCAGTGTATGGTGGTGAGTTCTCAATTGAAAGACTGGACGCTCTAAGATCCATGAAAAATGGAAAACAATATACTATTTTAAACAGAGGAGCAGACGGGTCTACCACTATAGATAAGTTTGATTACACAACACAAGAAAAAGTAGGAACTATAGTCAGTTCCGCAGATTTACAAGAAATTGAGAGTTTTAGCTCGTATCAATTTAGTGACGACGAATCTCAAATTTTATTAGCTACCGAACTAGAACCCATTTTTAGACGTTCTACGCTCGGTATTTTTTATGTTTATGATTTAAAGACCAAGAAACTCACCAAGGTTTCGGACACAAAAATTCAAGAGCCTAGACTGGCGCCAGATGGTTCAAAAGTAGCGTATGTGGCGAAAAATAACTTGTATCTTTTTGATTTGACTTCAGGAGACACAAAGCAGTTTACTACGGATGGTGAAAAGAATAAAATTATTAATGGCGTAACAGACTGGGTCTACGAAGAGGAATTTGCCTTTGTTCGTGCTTTTGACTGGAACACCAACGGGACTAAAATTGCTTTTTTACGTTTTGATGAAACGGATGTTCCTGAATTTTCAATGGATGTTTTTGGAACGGATTTATACCCATCTCAGGACACATTTAAATACCCTAAAGCGGGAGAGGCCAATGCCAAAGTAAGTTTGCATTTATACGATGTAAAAGCTGGTAGTACTGCTGCGGTCAATTTAAATGATGCGTATTATATTCCACGTATCAAATGGATGAACAACCCAAATTATTTAAGTGTTCAGACCCTGAATAGACATCAAAACAATTTAAAATTATATGCTGTAGATGCAAAGAGCAACACGGCTAAAGTGCTTCTTGAGGAGAAAGATAAAGCGTATATAGATATTACGGACAACCTTACGTTTTTAGCCGATGATAGTTTTATTTGGACCGGTGAAAAAGATGGTTATAACCATATATATCTTCACGATCAAGATGGGAATCTTGTAAATCAAATTACCAAAGGTCCATGGGAAGTAACGCAATACTACGGTTACGACCAAAATGAGGACAAGGTGTATTACCAATCTACGGAAAACGGTTCCATCAACAGAGGGGTGTACAGTATTGAGAGTAACGGAAAGAAGAAAAAAGCGCTAGTGGCCGAAGCAGGTTTTAATGTTGCAGATTTCAGTGCCGATTTTACGTATTTCATCCATACCTATTCCAATGCTTCTACGCCACCGGTTTATATGCTTCATAAGGCGCTTACCGGAAAAAAGGTAAAGGAGATTAAAAATAACAATTCGCTTGTTGAAAAATTGAAGGGTTACGAAATCAGTGAAAAAGAATTTTCGACCATAACCATTAACGGCAATGAGCTTAATATGTACATGGTAAAGCCGAAAGATTTTGACCCGGCAAAA from Zobellia alginiliquefaciens includes:
- a CDS encoding S9 family peptidase, with the protein product MRKIILSVSFVFAFMAFSYAQKEQVTVEAVYGGEFSIERLDALRSMKNGKQYTILNRGADGSTTIDKFDYTTQEKVGTIVSSADLQEIESFSSYQFSDDESQILLATELEPIFRRSTLGIFYVYDLKTKKLTKVSDTKIQEPRLAPDGSKVAYVAKNNLYLFDLTSGDTKQFTTDGEKNKIINGVTDWVYEEEFAFVRAFDWNTNGTKIAFLRFDETDVPEFSMDVFGTDLYPSQDTFKYPKAGEANAKVSLHLYDVKAGSTAAVNLNDAYYIPRIKWMNNPNYLSVQTLNRHQNNLKLYAVDAKSNTAKVLLEEKDKAYIDITDNLTFLADDSFIWTGEKDGYNHIYLHDQDGNLVNQITKGPWEVTQYYGYDQNEDKVYYQSTENGSINRGVYSIESNGKKKKALVAEAGFNVADFSADFTYFIHTYSNASTPPVYMLHKALTGKKVKEIKNNNSLVEKLKGYEISEKEFSTITINGNELNMYMVKPKDFDPAKTYPLLMYQYSGPGSQSVVNRWLDSRDLWHQQLASQGYVVACVDGRGTGFKGADFKKSTYLNLVKYETEDQIAAAKELSKLPFIDENRTGIWGWSFGGHMSTNSILKGNDVFEMAIAVAPVTTWRFYDTIYTERFLRTPEENPSGYDENSPLNYPEMLKGNYLLVHGSGDDNVHVQNSMRMVEALVQANKQFDWAIYPDKNHGIYGGNTRIHLFNKMTDFLEENLLNLKN